A region of Oryzias latipes chromosome 18, ASM223467v1 DNA encodes the following proteins:
- the LOC111946333 gene encoding piggyBac transposable element-derived protein 2-like, translated as MDAQTFYRSKKHDQEVRLIPSDSEDSELEEIDSEEEWTPESAGMPDDNESLDEEENEDEASQEDVPRLPRWRTPHNANITNYPEWQAGLPKSDDIKSPYEYFKMFFSEDILEVVVEQSNLYAIQCNTNKPLNLTTKELEQFMGTAVYMSLFGLPGTRMFWNKATRVSQVADTMSLNRWEFIKKCLHFNNNEVRQGENVDPLHKIRPLVTHLTSKLQTIPMGEKLAVDEQMVPFKGRNRLKQYLPAKPK; from the exons ATGGATGCACAAACATTTTATCGGTCTAAGAAACATGATCAAGAGGTTAGGCTCATCCCTTCCGACAGTGAGGATAGTGAGCTCGAGGAGATTGACAGTGAGGAAGAGTGGACTCCAGAATCAG CTGGCATGCCTGATGACAATGAGTCACTGGATGAAGAGGAAAATGAGGATGAAGCATCACAGGAAGATGTTCCACGCTTACCCCGTTGGAGAACACCCCACAATGCCAACATCACTAATTACCCAGAATGGCAGGCCGGCCTTCCAAAATCAGACGATATCAAGTCCCCCTATGAATActtcaagatgtttttttctgaagacaTTCTGGAAGTAGTTGTAGAGCAGTCAAATTTGTATGCCATTCAGTGTAACACCAACAAGCCCCTTAACCTCACCACTAAAGAGCTGGAGCAATTCATGGGTACAGCAGTGTACATGTCATTGTTTGGATTACCAGGCACCCGGATGTTTTGGAACAAAGCCACCCGAGTTTCCCAGGTAGCTGACACCATGTCACTGAATAGATGGGAGTTCATCAAAAAATGTCTGCACTTCAACAACAATGAAGTGAGACAAGGAGAAAATGTTGATCCTCTCCATAAAATCAGACCACTGGTCACTCATCTCACCTCAAAGCTGCAGACAATCCCAATGGGTGAGAAGTTGGCTGTAGATGAGCAGATGGTCCCTTTCAAGGGAAGAAACAGACTCAAGCAATACCTGCCAGCAAAACCAAAATAA